The Caldisericum sp. DNA segment AACGAAGAAAAGTTCCAGCACAAAAATAAACTACTGTATATTTTTGGAAGTTATGGGCAAGGGAAGACGCATTTATTACAGGGAATAACTTGGAGTTTGTTATCGCAAGGCAAGAATGTCGCTTATTTTAACGCCAATACTTTTACCGAGTATATAGTTGATGCAGTTACAAAAAAACCGGATTATAGAACAGCACGTATACGAAAAATCCAAGAAGCAGATGCCCTTCTTATAGATGATGTTCATTCTTTAAGTGGAAGAGAAAGAGTACAGCTTGAACTTAAATCTCTTATAGACCATTATTTTAACTCACATAAAATTCTTGTCTTTACTTCGGTGTTTCCCCAGGAAAAATTGCCACCTCCATTTATGGAGGAGGTCTCGTCTAGAATGCAAGATGGTATAACGTCATTTTTGGAACCACCAGATTATGAACTTAAAGAAAAATTACTAAATGTGTTGATAGAAGAGGAGAATTTGTTAATTGATGAAACTACCAAAAATGCTATATTGAGTATAGAGGTTAAAAATGTCCGAGAATTAATGAAAATTCTAAATATTATAAGAAGCGTTAGCAGTGTTGAAGGTAAAGAAATTAGGTTAGAAGCGCTTAAAAAGGTTTTTGAAAAGAACGATATTACTATTCCGGCATTAGAGGAAGAGGAGGTTATGAAATATATTAGAGCGCGATATGGAAATGACATTACATTTTCCATGCTAAAAGGTAGATTAAAAGGGAAAAATAAAAAGGAATTACAGAGCATTAGAGATGCAATTATATACCAACTTGATTCTATGGGATCATTTTCTCATGTAGATATTGCCCGCATATTCCATATTCACGAGTCTACTGTGCACTATGCGTTGAAGAGGATGAAGAAATTACATGAAGAGGAGTCTAAATGATTAAGGAGGGAGAAATGAAGAAGAAGGGAATTAGCATCGCTGTCATTGATCAAAAGGGTGGTGTTGGGAAGTCCACAGTTAGTGCTAATCTGGCCTGTTCACTATCTTTGAAAGAGGACAGAAAAATTCTTCTGGTGGATATGGACCCTCAAGCTGCTTTGTCTACCGCTTTTGGTTGGAATCCAGATGAACTAGAAAAGACCATCTATAATGTTTTTTTTGATTCTGCTAGTATTGACTCAGTTCTTCTTCACAGAGAGGATATAAACAATGTATATTTACTACCATCAAATCTTCAGCTTTCAGAGGGGGAAGTAAGGTTAATAGGAGAAATAGGGAGAGAGTATTTTTTAAAAAGAGCAATCGACCCTGTCAAAAGCGAATACGATTATATTATCATTGACTGTCCTCCGAGCCTTTCAGTTCTAACGATGAATGCACTTGTTGCGGCTGATTACGTTCTTATTCCTGTTGCACCTGATGTTTTAAGTTTAAGAGGAATGGAGAATCTTATCGAATATGTTATCAAGGTCAAAAATGTCATTAACCCTAAACTTGAAATTCTAGGAATTGTTGTGAACATGTTTGATAGAAGAACGCTGCACGCTAAAGAAGCAAAGCAGGTACTTATGGAAGAATTTGGAGATCAAATAAGGATCTTTAAGACTGATATTATGTATACAACGAAGGTAAAAGATAGCTATGCTGCAAAGAAACCGGTCGTGCTCTTTGATCCAAATTCTGAGGTTGCAAAGCAGTATCTAATTTTAACAAAGGAGGTGGAAGATGCCATCGAGCAAGAGAGTACCATTGGAAGCTGATTCTGTGTTTTATAAGCATCTATCAGTTGAGAATATTAGCCTAATAGATATTGATGATATTATACCGGATCCAAATCAACCTAGAAAGCATTTTTCGGAAGAAAGTCTTAATGAATTGGCAAGTAGTATAAAGGAGAAAGGCCTCCTTCAGCCTATTATTGTTAGGAAATCGGGTGATAAGTACGTTATCGTTGCAGGTGAAAGAAGATGGAGAGCATGTAAAATTGCGGGGTTAAATAAGATTAAGTGCATAATAAAAGATGTAAAAAG contains these protein-coding regions:
- a CDS encoding ParA family protein; protein product: MKKKGISIAVIDQKGGVGKSTVSANLACSLSLKEDRKILLVDMDPQAALSTAFGWNPDELEKTIYNVFFDSASIDSVLLHREDINNVYLLPSNLQLSEGEVRLIGEIGREYFLKRAIDPVKSEYDYIIIDCPPSLSVLTMNALVAADYVLIPVAPDVLSLRGMENLIEYVIKVKNVINPKLEILGIVVNMFDRRTLHAKEAKQVLMEEFGDQIRIFKTDIMYTTKVKDSYAAKKPVVLFDPNSEVAKQYLILTKEVEDAIEQESTIGS
- a CDS encoding ATP-binding protein, which translates into the protein MIVKRITEILDGKEESERHLIELFKNAKFFVNSEEKKVLISCNQTLAYQFSVNFGGMKDIITKAIEERLGKYEISVGPITEILEENEEVLSGHLVVPATLNKEYIFDKFQVSSCNEDAFRKAVEISHNEEKFQHKNKLLYIFGSYGQGKTHLLQGITWSLLSQGKNVAYFNANTFTEYIVDAVTKKPDYRTARIRKIQEADALLIDDVHSLSGRERVQLELKSLIDHYFNSHKILVFTSVFPQEKLPPPFMEEVSSRMQDGITSFLEPPDYELKEKLLNVLIEEENLLIDETTKNAILSIEVKNVRELMKILNIIRSVSSVEGKEIRLEALKKVFEKNDITIPALEEEEVMKYIRARYGNDITFSMLKGRLKGKNKKELQSIRDAIIYQLDSMGSFSHVDIARIFHIHESTVHYALKRMKKLHEEESK